In one Deltaproteobacteria bacterium genomic region, the following are encoded:
- a CDS encoding chemotaxis response regulator protein-glutamate methylesterase (regulates chemotaxis by demethylation of methyl-accepting chemotaxis proteins), with the protein MKPIRVLIVDDSPVVQSVLTTLLSSDTDIEVLGAASDAFDAKDTIIEKRPDVITLDVEMPRMDGITFLKHLMRFRPVPVIMISSYTRNNSMRTLEALNIGAVDFIAKPRKNIRTGLWELRHEIIAKIKTAARTRIRPYDLFGKHRKRIPAVSIASSDKIIAIGASTGGTCAIERLLGSMPPDVNGIVIVQHMPARYTSGFAQRMDSLFPMDIKEANDRDRLDRGKVLIAPGGWHLQVAEDRKGYYVRLQNGRQVNHQRPSVDVLFNSVAKTAASNAIGILLTGMGDDGADGLLAMRQAGAFTVAQDEATSLVFGMPAAAIKRGAAEMVAPLDDIPDIVLSRLKPE; encoded by the coding sequence ATGAAACCGATCCGCGTGCTCATTGTTGACGATTCACCTGTTGTGCAGTCGGTACTGACGACTCTGCTGTCGTCGGATACTGACATTGAGGTGCTTGGAGCAGCCTCGGATGCCTTTGATGCCAAGGATACGATCATAGAAAAAAGGCCTGATGTGATCACTCTGGACGTCGAGATGCCCCGAATGGACGGAATCACCTTTCTGAAGCATCTGATGCGCTTTCGTCCCGTCCCGGTGATCATGATCAGCTCGTATACCCGGAATAACAGCATGCGTACCCTGGAAGCCCTGAATATTGGAGCTGTTGATTTCATTGCCAAACCCAGAAAGAACATCAGGACCGGTCTCTGGGAGTTGAGGCATGAGATTATCGCTAAGATAAAAACGGCGGCACGGACCAGAATCAGGCCCTATGACCTGTTCGGCAAACACAGGAAACGTATTCCGGCGGTAAGTATTGCAAGCTCGGATAAGATCATTGCCATCGGGGCCTCTACGGGCGGCACCTGTGCCATAGAAAGACTGCTTGGGTCCATGCCTCCTGATGTGAATGGAATCGTCATAGTCCAGCACATGCCCGCTCGCTATACAAGTGGCTTTGCCCAGCGAATGGACTCGCTGTTTCCTATGGATATTAAGGAAGCCAACGACAGGGACCGTCTCGATAGAGGAAAGGTGCTGATAGCGCCCGGCGGATGGCACCTGCAGGTGGCAGAGGACCGTAAGGGATATTACGTCCGTCTGCAGAACGGCCGACAGGTCAATCACCAGCGTCCTTCTGTAGATGTATTATTCAATTCGGTTGCAAAGACCGCGGCCTCCAATGCCATAGGCATCCTCCTGACAGGGATGGGAGACGACGGGGCCGACGGCTTGCTGGCCATGAGGCAGGCCGGTGCCTTTACAGTTGCACAGGACGAAGCCACCTCGCTGGTGTTTGGCATGCCTGCGGCTGCCATCAAACGGGGCGCGGCAGAAATGGTGGCCCCACTGGATGACATACCGGATATTGTTCTTTCAAGGCTGAAGCCAGAGTGA
- a CDS encoding chemotaxis protein CheW: MSEVQQYVIFSINEQTYGIEILKIKEVVSYRKITPLPNMRGFIKGIINLRGVVLPVFDLREKFNLPETTYTHFHTIIVMEISGRVIGVIVDEITDVVEILPEEIQATSNLPPGMKTEYIKGIGKKEDKLVVLLDIDRLLSPEELEILDAA, encoded by the coding sequence ATGTCTGAAGTTCAGCAATATGTCATCTTTTCAATAAATGAACAGACGTATGGGATTGAGATCCTCAAGATAAAAGAGGTCGTCAGCTATAGAAAGATCACGCCTCTTCCAAACATGAGAGGGTTCATCAAGGGGATCATTAATCTGAGGGGTGTTGTCCTGCCCGTATTTGATTTGAGGGAAAAGTTTAATCTCCCGGAAACCACATACACCCATTTCCATACAATCATTGTAATGGAGATATCGGGAAGGGTCATTGGGGTTATTGTAGATGAGATCACGGACGTGGTGGAAATCCTCCCGGAAGAAATTCAGGCCACTTCCAATCTTCCTCCTGGCATGAAGACCGAATATATAAAGGGGATCGGGAAAAAGGAAGATAAACTTGTAGTCCTGTTGGATATAGATAGACTCTTGAGTCCTGAAGAACTCGAAATCCTGGATGCTGCCTGA